One window from the genome of Abyssisolibacter fermentans encodes:
- a CDS encoding DUF4352 domain-containing protein, whose amino-acid sequence MKKIIVVMTILALLLSGCSNGNDDSSKKENQDMKSQIEDLNNQIKLLENNIKQKDSKINDLNNEIAELKDKISSNSNSFTTNDQYQEENSIKIGQEVKYKDVKFKVDEIYKTDVCKIKLDTNDIVEYKPENKFLLVQVSGVNASLQNIKLDNFKYKLIEKNGTEYNITLKTGEIINYDKVQTEIMGGKNLRLDIEPKVKKTGVLLFDVPNVDAEYKLKIYYKDDNNLEMDYNGVSILLKK is encoded by the coding sequence ATGAAAAAAATTATAGTGGTTATGACTATTCTAGCTTTACTATTGAGTGGTTGTAGCAATGGAAATGATGATTCATCAAAAAAAGAAAATCAAGATATGAAGAGTCAAATAGAGGATTTAAATAACCAAATTAAACTACTTGAGAACAATATTAAACAAAAGGATAGTAAAATTAATGATTTGAATAATGAAATTGCAGAGTTGAAAGATAAAATAAGTAGTAATTCGAATTCTTTTACTACTAATGATCAATATCAAGAGGAAAATTCTATTAAAATTGGTCAAGAAGTTAAATATAAAGATGTTAAGTTTAAAGTAGATGAAATCTATAAAACTGATGTCTGTAAAATAAAATTAGATACTAATGATATTGTAGAGTATAAACCTGAAAATAAGTTTTTGCTAGTACAAGTATCTGGAGTTAATGCAAGCTTACAAAATATAAAATTAGATAATTTCAAATATAAATTAATCGAAAAAAATGGAACAGAATACAATATTACTCTTAAAACAGGAGAAATTATTAATTATGATAAAGTACAGACTGAAATAATGGGTGGTAAAAATCTACGTTTAGATATTGAGCCAAAGGTTAAAAAAACTGGAGTATTATTATTTGACGTACCAAATGTAGATGCAGAATACAAACTGAAGATATATTATAAAGATGACAATAATCTGGAGATGGATTATAATGGTGTTTCAATATTGTTAAAAAAATAA